In Vespa velutina chromosome 1, iVesVel2.1, whole genome shotgun sequence, the genomic stretch CAGCTATGATGCCAAAATGAACAATCTTTCCAGGTGGTATTTGATCGGATGTCAATAAGCCAACTAATCCTGGATCACGATGGTGAAActataagatataaaacagattattaaataatattatgttatacATTAAATTTGGTATATTTACTGGTAACATTGCATTGAAAAGATGTGTAATAAACGTGGCTCCATGTTTTACTGCTGCCTCTCCTTCATTTAAACTAGCAATAGAATGTCCtacaatgataatatcaaaaccactaaaataaataaagaaagagaagtatgtgtaatataaaataaattcaaatagaGTATAAGATACTTCAATAAACTTACCTACTGaaactttaatatttcttttgcatAATTCATTGATTACAGACATGGCATTTGGAATTTCTGGAGCTAATGTAAGAAGACAAACATTATCCAAAATGCCATACATATCAATTAACGATTTAAAACCctgcaatataaaaattatttaatgaataaatttaatttttcaaaaaattattagaatttatttttgttactcacatgttcaaaatttttaatatattttgcaGGATGAGCACCTTTTTTATCAAGACTTATAAATGGACCTTCTAAATGAACACCTAATATAGTTGCTCCGTGATTACCaccgttttgtttttttatctttgacaGTACTTTGTAATATGTATCACTAGGAGATGTAACTAATGTAGGACAAAATGATGTAACACCATAtgctaataaattttttgctATCTTGTTTATACCTTCTTCGACGTTCTCGATATTATGTGAAAAATCTATACCAAAACCAcctatttaataaaagtactaaataaatttgtgattaccaataaaaattgtttatagcatataatttgtttaacaattttatatgctGTTATATATctgttgaattttttaaatctctttgatattttttgaaaattgttttacTTGGTATTCATATTTCTGTCGTTTATGTTTTTCAccagataattatatataacctctagtttataacatttatttatatcataataattatatcattttaatcataattttatatcataataatttatatcattattataataaaatattaaaaacatgtctaaaattaatgtttaatgttatttaatgattattacaaggttaaaattatttacagagaagtaataataacgataaaaataattgaatcgacataaaaaataacagatatcacatattgcaaaaatatagatatgttATCTTAAAGTACCGTTGATTTGTAAATCTATGTAACCTGGTGAAATTAGTGCGCCTTGACAATCTATTCTACAATCaggtaaaattttttcatcgtaaaaaattttttcaggatttataatttttccatcACGAACCCATAAATCTTCATTTATAATCTTGCCATCCCGTAGAATGTTACAATTGTGAAATTGTTTCAGTATCAATTTATTGTTATCCATTTTCGATActcaagaaaaaatatgtatgaaaCTGAGGAACCcagtgtaataaaaaaaaattagactTTTATAATTAAGTATCAAGCCATTATCAGCGAACTTTTCTTATCAAACTGTTAGCCCACAAATGCCATTGACCTTCGAATTGTCAACATATTCAGAAGATGTCGCTAAAAACACATTAAATATTCAGTAAGgtcatgaaaataattaatatatatgtaagtaaaaaatatttctattttacccAACACAGTTCTGTATTACAAAGGAAGTAATGTTTTTTATGTACAGTCTTTAcacaataatatttagaagcatataaattaatttgtaatgtatgcaggtatatatttaatgtttaatatattgtatggTATACAGAATATTACTTACCATACATGTTGAGGTATGTGTTTGGAAACACTGATACATTATGCAAAAGAATTAAAGCAAAAGACATCAACATAAAATTACTaccatatatatttcattaaaatagtattaatgttttattttaatatcatatggtttatatttaattcttttttttttcttttttctttcaaaacaatttttaaagaattcaataaaaatgttggtagattaaaataaataagatctatgtatagttttttttacttttgtattaaaaatgctTCAACAGTACCCAAAATTTGTTCATAGATCAACGCGtctggaaaaaaatttaaccaGCCTTTTGCCTGCATATATAAACGTAACAACAGTATAAAACGCagtaattaaaaatgacaataatcaTATTGAGAGCATAACTGTTACACTTATGACATCATTAGGTCTTAGCAGTAAATAGCCATATACtattcattattaacgttgatTTAGAGGGGGGATACGCATAATTTTGTCACTGGTATGTTGAAGAGTCTAGGCTTGATCTGGAATAGGAGATATGATATGATTAGATGGTTCATACAAAGAGGATTATGTTGGAGCCAAAGGCGCAGGATATCTAGGCAGTTATCGGTCAGGTTTTGTTAGTATGTTCTTGCTTACTGTAACGcacgaatgatttttttttcatttttatcgtaattcatACGAGATTCTACTGTTGTTTACATTCATTAGGATCATCGCCTTGTTGTTTCCCACCTGAAGGCGCGTTGGTTGGAGAAgattcttcatcttcttcttctgtagttacaacatcatcatcatcatcttcctcttcttcatcttcataatcttcatcatcttctaaTCCTTCacctaaaaataatgaaaataaattatatatatgtataataattatataaaatatattaatatataatatatatgtatgctcaACTAAATTACCTGTATAGTACAGTACAGCTCTAGGAACTATACGTTCTCTAATATAATGTCCAATTTCAAAATCACTTGTAACCAAAGCTTGAGTTTCATCATCTAACTCCGCTTCTGCATCATCTGGCActgaaatattcaataatttaaaaaaattataacattagCATATCAATAACAAATGTTTACTTACCAACTGGTGGACtaaagaaattgaagaatGAATCATTTTGAACAGTTTTTGTTACTGTACGCATAGAACCTCGAGATTTATgcttttgattcttttttattgttttgacTGTtacattctttccttttttccaatCAATTACACAACCCTAAATATGATAAACATACATTAGTTTTggtatacaaaaatatattactttctacaacaaaatatatccgatatactttttatattaaatcaaacTATGATCTTCTCCcctataaattaattaataatattacatttaatctaataattatgTTACCTTGCTTTTGTATATTTCAGGTCCTTCAAAACTGAATGGATCATTTTTTTCTGGTACACATctcataatatattctttagtAAGAACAGAATtagtaaaatattcatttggtTCAAAATAGAATTCGAGAACAAAACCCTAAAAcatagattttaatataataaactctaaataatagattttaaatgttattagtAACAtgctatattaatataatgtaaaatattgttatttatattacttaccATTGGATTagattttagaaattttactttaatgTCATATAAATGTGTTAAAATTGGTTCATCATGTTCTTGAACCATATCAGCCAACATTccaacatttttaaatatcgttaaCCAAAATGCAGGTATTCCTTTAATATCTTCATTCTCAGCTCTAACAcaaagtaattttaataaattcccATATAAAATCCATTActataattagatattttattaaattatacaatatataaataaaaacatactcctcttttttttcctgagAATCTTCAAGATTtgctttcaattttaattcatttgacaaggcttcttcatcttcatcacTTTCCCAAACACATTGCTCATCTGTTGGTTCATACGAACCAGAAACTATTagacttcttttttcatataatggTGCACACATATTGTAATAAGCACATTCCAAAGCGTGTACTTCTTCATAAAATTTGGCTTCAATATTAGTAGTAACCAGTTGTAGTTGTTTGAGAGCCTTAATTCTACGTTTAATAGGTGCTGGTAGCGACTGCATTtgctaaaaattaaaataatattttttgataaaataacatGATTCATTTAAGAGAGTATTTCAAATcataattaaagatattaagtaATTTCATGAttaagtaatttttaaatttaattaattatcattttctataattaaaacaaggacagaaattttttgttaatttttaaatatacatttatattcaaaCTTATAGATCTTATTGTGTGTTAGTGTGTATgtactttttaaattattactctctgttatttttaaaactactatatactataagtgaagaaatttctttcttatcagtAATACAATTATCTACGTATATTATGATAacatgtaaaattatataattttgtataaaattactCATAAGTTGCTTAGATTCCTATaacagaattatattatttatttatttgttcataaaaaaatatttatattaattacatgcATAAGTAGCAATTGTTTAATAAACATGGTAAATATACCAAAACAACCagccatttaaaaataaaaattgatttttaaaatagcaAAATAacatatactaatatataactttctttttctaaaaatataataaatgtttggAACTGACAATATAATTTTGGAATACCTCTATTCCAGGTGCACAAACGAGATCTTGCAGAGCATCTAATCCGTCAGGTCTACTAAATATTTGGGGATCTAACTCTGAAGTGTTGcgttcatcttcatcttcaacAGATTCCGTATCAGTAGTATCTCCGGCACGTTCTGGATCAGTGGTCATAGTACTATAATCCAGATTTATTTTCcatgaaagatattaaaaataatgcaatTAAAACTACAGAGACTTCTTAAAATCTATATGATTTGTTTGTTCAATAGATCTTATcgtgtaattaaaattatatctttgtagatatataattttatatatattttagaaataaaacattataaattctCAATTAGATTACGTTTAGTTTAATTCTTtatgaaaagaagaatgagaacATACAAAACTGATACGGTATCTTATTAAACAAAAGGCTGGGGTTCAAATAAAAGTAATGTACATGCTATCAATATCAAAACATAAATTTCTACAAAATTTTGTTAAGCAGTGATATTATCAGATATGCTGTGTGTAGCTTTAACAAGTTCAATGTTATAGTTCAATAAAACCTTCATTTAATACATCactttttagaaatataagtaccttgttttattataacaattgactatttctcaaataaatattaaatgatttaaaaaataataccctttaaaagttatttcatTGCAAATTAGAGTACATGCGAATTAAGATTGACATTTAACTCACCATCTTCACAATACTAAAAGGTTATTTGTTGGGATATACGCATACATcataaaacgtaaaaatttatcattataaaataagattaaaacaacaggtagaaatgaaatattgtaaaaaatcaatttttcataaagaaaatttatgagattatataaaaaattgaagaaagattaacaattataatgcCAAGAGATAGACATGCACATGGGATGACCTCCAATCTAAAATTTGCGGCGTTATATCTATTTAAGAATgctaaaataaattgtatatataaaataaaagtaatattgcaataataacatgcttttataaagaaaaaaagacttattaaattataatcacgTACCTCTTAACAATGATGTCGTtcggaaaagaagaaggaacaaaaCCAAGAACAACGAACCGGCCGTTGTATCGATGGTTTTATCGTAGCTTTCGTTATACGTAGATGATGCGAAGTTAGTTGCTAGGTGCGTTTCGAAATTAGACAGAAATACGGACCAATCAAGATGTTTCGTTCCTCGAAGCAAGCTTCCAACCAATAAGAACATCGATTTTCCCATGattctaaattttatttgttttatttaaagtgCAAATTATATCCTTTGAAAgtaaattatgattaaaattctttttacaacaatatcattttaaacatataatttattattttactaaattttattttttttaattatcattaatagatacataaaaattaaatgaagctaatttcattgattaataattgaatagcGAGTATAgcgttctttaaaaaatttaatagttttttgaaaagaaattgatatttccaatatatatctctttattatattcaatatttcgtctaaaagaaacaataaataatattcttttgtaaATTAGCTAgtaatttatagataattaaagCTGTGTTTctctatatactatatataattcgtattactttaaaaaagtattgataaagttctataatattaatattttactatgCATAacttatatttacaatttacacaataacattataatggaaatattactaatgatacataattaatatagtttttctaaaataattattgtgatAGTTGTATTGAATGAATATCTAAAAGTCTGTCAcacgtccttttctttcccaaTCTCCATAACGAGTTGGTTCTGGTCCACGAGGTCCATTAATTTCACCTGTTTTTGGATTTGTATTATCTGGAAATGATTTCAAAggttctttttcttgatatgGATGCTTCCCTTCATCAAATTCTGgtaatttatctattaaatataataagaagatattttattaatatattatagtacaTTGATActacatattctttttatttcattaagtATTAATAACCTATAGGTGTACGTAATTTCTTCCTAAATTCTTTAATCCTTTCACTTTCCACttttccatttgtttttttctccgaAAACAAACGTATGCAATCTATGAAAAGactatataagaaaaatgcaAGTCTTTGAAAAAgttatgttaaattaattaatatcacttTATACTTTATTAACTACCTATTAGTTTTGTTCAATTCTTTCAGATCAAGTATTATTCGAACATTTTGCGCCATATTGTTCAAAACTTTGCTACTAAGCATTTTTTCACTAAATTTGTACAAATTTGTTAAGAAGGTTATGTTTCTTCAGCGAACAGCTGATAAAGTAATAgcatgtatttaattatatatacatatattcacacACTCAAATACTGGCGAATCAAGATTTTTATCGACTGTTAACTAATTTATCGACACTTTATGTGTTACGAatatatgaaaagataaataattaatatattatttattgattattgcaaagaatttattaaaaattaaaataaatacaaatgtaaaataattaatgtaaaataatcgataatctaATCAGAAGTATTAATGAAGCATAGTAATCTCTTTTCCACGTGTTCTACATCTTtccatttatatcatatatatggaaatattatGTAAGTgcgatattttaatgatagggataattaagaaataaagtaacaaatatgtacaatgaagaaaaatatagatcctatatattattttgtaatataacgatcgccaaaaaagaaatgaatctcaattcattcttattattctattaaagtaagattaaataaaaattctaatgatCATATCAAgtgagaattattattttatttacctaTTTGTATGTTACGTTAATATATTGTcaatatgataaattaaaataacaacgataagaaCTATTTATTGACAATATATTACCTGTTAATCATATGATTAATCGAAAATACTACCAATATATTATCTGTTAATCATATGATTATTTGAGAATACAACGATGTATTATCATTCATTTAAGACAGTTCTTAAATAAAAACCAGAATGTGAAACTATTAATACCGGATTAAACCAGAAATTAATACACGTATTCTTATGTTACTGAGGTTAAAGATTATCAAGAATTTAATCTCGATTGATCGTAAAACAAAGACGATTGTTACAACGAgcttgatattaaaatttagttactactatttattactatcattgctaattttttcttgttccttttgtACTAAATTCTTCGTGTATATTTATtcctatgaaaaattttattagttaTTTGATGAAAAGTATGATATATAGTTTTGTTTTTCGCGGTTTTATATTCGGTGATATGAATTTGACGAAGATATACGAAGTGATACGAATCCACCATTATACTCAACAGGTAGTTAAACCAACGTTGTTCAgttataacgtatatatattcgctTGAAAAAATTGCAGATTGATttctacaaaagaaaatatagaaacaaGAACCGGTTCAGTGAACAAGTACCCAAGCGAAAGGTTGTGGAAATGAAGAGTACAAAATTGTATACATTGAAACGATAATCCCCTCCATTCGCTATTATTTTAGAACGATAAGCTCACAAACGCGACTATATTTCTAGTTTTTACTTTAAAAGCCAGTTGATTAACGAACATCGATCGATTCAAGTGTTTTCTTACGTCTT encodes the following:
- the LOC124951679 gene encoding N-acetylglucosamine-6-phosphate deacetylase isoform X2, producing the protein MDNNKLILKQFHNCNILRDGKIINEDLWVRDGKIINPEKIFYDEKILPDCRIDCQGALISPGYIDLQINGGFGIDFSHNIENVEEVTSPSDTYYKVLSKIKKQNGGNHGATILGVHLEGPFISLDKKGAHPAKYIKNFEHGFKSLIDMYGILDNVCLLTLAPEIPNAMSVINELCKRNIKVSVGHSIASLNEGEAAVKHGATFITHLFNAMLPFHHRDPGLVGLLTSDQIPPGKIVHFGIIADGVHTHPAALRIAHRTHPEGLVLVTDAISALGLKEGVHQLGQLDIEVRKGRAYIAGTNTLCGSVAEMSECVRIFKEATGCSVVEALEAATLHPARALKIESKKGVLNFGADADFVLLDDNLELLSTWISGDCVYTKCKSTLQSS
- the LOC124951679 gene encoding N-acetylglucosamine-6-phosphate deacetylase isoform X1, whose product is MDNNKLILKQFHNCNILRDGKIINEDLWVRDGKIINPEKIFYDEKILPDCRIDCQGALISPGYIDLQINGGFGIDFSHNIENVEEGINKIAKNLLAYGVTSFCPTLVTSPSDTYYKVLSKIKKQNGGNHGATILGVHLEGPFISLDKKGAHPAKYIKNFEHGFKSLIDMYGILDNVCLLTLAPEIPNAMSVINELCKRNIKVSVGHSIASLNEGEAAVKHGATFITHLFNAMLPFHHRDPGLVGLLTSDQIPPGKIVHFGIIADGVHTHPAALRIAHRTHPEGLVLVTDAISALGLKEGVHQLGQLDIEVRKGRAYIAGTNTLCGSVAEMSECVRIFKEATGCSVVEALEAATLHPARALKIESKKGVLNFGADADFVLLDDNLELLSTWISGDCVYTKCKSTLQSS
- the LOC124952563 gene encoding nucleosome assembly protein 1-like 1-A isoform X2, whose protein sequence is MTTDPERAGDTTDTESVEDEDERNTSELDPQIFSRPDGLDALQDLVCAPGIEVFQNYIQMQSLPAPIKRRIKALKQLQLVTTNIEAKFYEEVHALECAYYNMCAPLYEKRSLIVSGSYEPTDEQCVWESDEDEEALSNELKLKANLEDSQEKKEEAENEDIKGIPAFWLTIFKNVGMLADMVQEHDEPILTHLYDIKVKFLKSNPMGFVLEFYFEPNEYFTNSVLTKEYIMRCVPEKNDPFSFEGPEIYKSKGCVIDWKKGKNVTVKTIKKNQKHKSRGSMRTVTKTVQNDSFFNFFSPPVVPDDAEAELDDETQALVTSDFEIGHYIRERIVPRAVLYYTGEGLEDDEDYEDEEEEDDDDDVVTTEEEDEESSPTNAPSGGKQQGDDPNEYQA
- the LOC124952563 gene encoding nucleosome assembly protein 1-like 1-B isoform X4, which codes for MTTDPERAGDTTDTESVEDEDERNTSELDPQIFSRPDGLDALQDLVCAPGIEVFQNYIQMQSLPAPIKRRIKALKQLQLVTTNIEAKFYEEVHALECAYYNMCAPLYEKRSLIVSGSYEPTDEQCVWESDEDEEALSNELKLKANLEDSQEKKEEAENEDIKGIPAFWLTIFKNVGMLADMVQEHDEPILTHLYDIKVKFLKSNPMGFVLEFYFEPNEYFTNSVLTKEYIMRCVPEKNDPFSFEGPEIYKSKGCVIDWKKGKNVTVKTIKKNQKHKSRGSMRTVTKTVQNDSFFNFFSPPVVPDDAEAELDDETQALVTSDFEIGHYIRERIVPRAVLYYTGEGLEDDEDYEDEEEEDDDDDVVTTEEEDEESSPTNAPSDQA
- the LOC124952563 gene encoding nucleosome assembly protein 1-like 1-A isoform X1 gives rise to the protein MTTDPERAGDTTDTESVEDEDERNTSELDPQIFSRPDGLDALQDLVCAPGIEVFQNYIQMQSLPAPIKRRIKALKQLQLVTTNIEAKFYEEVHALECAYYNMCAPLYEKRSLIVSGSYEPTDEQCVWESDEDEEALSNELKLKANLEDSQEKKEEAENEDIKGIPAFWLTIFKNVGMLADMVQEHDEPILTHLYDIKVKFLKSNPMGFVLEFYFEPNEYFTNSVLTKEYIMRCVPEKNDPFSFEGPEIYKSKGCVIDWKKGKNVTVKTIKKNQKHKSRGSMRTVTKTVQNDSFFNFFSPPVVPDDAEAELDDETQALVTSDFEIGHYIRERIVPRAVLYYTGEGLEDDEDYEDEEEEDDDDDVVTTEEEDEESSPTNAPSGGKQQGDDPNECKQQ
- the LOC124952563 gene encoding nucleosome assembly protein 1-like 1 isoform X6 codes for the protein MQSLPAPIKRRIKALKQLQLVTTNIEAKFYEEVHALECAYYNMCAPLYEKRSLIVSGSYEPTDEQCVWESDEDEEALSNELKLKANLEDSQEKKEEAENEDIKGIPAFWLTIFKNVGMLADMVQEHDEPILTHLYDIKVKFLKSNPMGFVLEFYFEPNEYFTNSVLTKEYIMRCVPEKNDPFSFEGPEIYKSKGCVIDWKKGKNVTVKTIKKNQKHKSRGSMRTVTKTVQNDSFFNFFSPPVVPDDAEAELDDETQALVTSDFEIGHYIRERIVPRAVLYYTGEGLEDDEDYEDEEEEDDDDDVVTTEEEDEESSPTNAPSGGKQQGDDPNECKQQ
- the LOC124952563 gene encoding nucleosome assembly protein 1-like 1-A isoform X3, yielding MTTDPERAGDTTDTESVEDEDERNTSELDPQIFSRPDGLDALQDLVCAPGIEQMQSLPAPIKRRIKALKQLQLVTTNIEAKFYEEVHALECAYYNMCAPLYEKRSLIVSGSYEPTDEQCVWESDEDEEALSNELKLKANLEDSQEKKEEAENEDIKGIPAFWLTIFKNVGMLADMVQEHDEPILTHLYDIKVKFLKSNPMGFVLEFYFEPNEYFTNSVLTKEYIMRCVPEKNDPFSFEGPEIYKSKGCVIDWKKGKNVTVKTIKKNQKHKSRGSMRTVTKTVQNDSFFNFFSPPVVPDDAEAELDDETQALVTSDFEIGHYIRERIVPRAVLYYTGEGLEDDEDYEDEEEEDDDDDVVTTEEEDEESSPTNAPSGGKQQGDDPNECKQQ
- the LOC124952563 gene encoding nucleosome assembly protein 1-like 1 isoform X5, producing MQMQSLPAPIKRRIKALKQLQLVTTNIEAKFYEEVHALECAYYNMCAPLYEKRSLIVSGSYEPTDEQCVWESDEDEEALSNELKLKANLEDSQEKKEEAENEDIKGIPAFWLTIFKNVGMLADMVQEHDEPILTHLYDIKVKFLKSNPMGFVLEFYFEPNEYFTNSVLTKEYIMRCVPEKNDPFSFEGPEIYKSKGCVIDWKKGKNVTVKTIKKNQKHKSRGSMRTVTKTVQNDSFFNFFSPPVVPDDAEAELDDETQALVTSDFEIGHYIRERIVPRAVLYYTGEGLEDDEDYEDEEEEDDDDDVVTTEEEDEESSPTNAPSGGKQQGDDPNECKQQ
- the LOC124958003 gene encoding succinate dehydrogenase assembly factor 4, mitochondrial-like isoform X2; protein product: MLSSKVLNNMAQNVRIILDLKELNKTNSLFIDCIRLFSEKKTNGKVESERIKEFRKKLRTPIDKLPEFDEGKHPYQEKEPLKSFPDNTNPKTGEINGPRGPEPTRYGDWERKGRVTDF
- the LOC124958003 gene encoding succinate dehydrogenase assembly factor 4, mitochondrial-like isoform X1; its protein translation is MLSSKVLNNMAQNVRIILDLKELNKTNRLAFFLYSLFIDCIRLFSEKKTNGKVESERIKEFRKKLRTPIDKLPEFDEGKHPYQEKEPLKSFPDNTNPKTGEINGPRGPEPTRYGDWERKGRVTDF